The segment CCTTAGGGTTTGAGAGCATCGGTGCGAGGAATTTTGCAGGCATGTTCCTCAAAGGCAGAATCTCCAAAAGTCAACAAGTGTCCAATTGGGAAAACGAAGAATTGACAGATGCGCAGATAGACTATGCTGCCACTGACGCTTGGATCTGTATCGAGATCTATAAGAAGATGAACAAGCTCGAATCATAAGCAACCTCACACCATGAACCACTCTAATTTCTTGGAGTCACTTGCAGCCAGATGCAAGGAACAATTTGAAGAGAACTGTGGTCAGTTACATATCATATTTCCAAACAAGCGAGCCGGACTGTACTTTGCTACCTATCTCGCGGAGTTGTACGAGAAGCCCGTTTGGTCACCCATCATCACCTCTTTTGAGTCTTTTGTCGAGGAGCAACAGGATAGAAAATTGGCAGACGAACTACAGCTCAGCTTTGTGCTTTACAAAGCCTATAAAAGCCTATTGCCACATGCTGAGGCATTTGACGCCTTTTTGCCTTGGGGCGAAATGATCCTCAAGGATTTCAACGACATAGATAACTATCTCGTCGAGACCAATCACATTTTCCGAGTGATCAAGTCACAAAAGGAGCTAGACGATTCCTTCGATTTCCTCTCGGAGGATGACAAGAAAATCATACAGGGCTTTTGGCAAGGGTTCTTGCCTGAGCCTGACAAGAAGCAAACCGAGTTTATCAAGACTTGGTCCATCCTGGATCAGCTCTATGAGCGGTTCAACACCCTGCTCCAAGAGCAGAATCTAGTTTATAAAGGCCGTCTTTTTCGAGAATTTTCCGACAATTGTGATTCTCTCGTAGGCAAGCAGGTCTGGTTTGCGGGCTTCAATGCCCTCACCAGAGCAGAGGAGAAAATCATCAAACGCTGTCTCGATGGTGGGCAGTCCGATATCTTCTGGGAGATAGATAGTTACTATTTCGAAGGAGAGTACCAGGAGTCTGGTCTTTTTTTTCGTGAATACGCCAAAGACCCTGCTTTCAAAGCCAGTATCGAGCGGGACATCCAAAGTCAGATCAATCACAAGAACAAGCAGATCGAACTGGTCTCCGCTCCACTGAGAATGGGACAGATCATGGCGACATGCCAGCAACTGGAGCAGTTGTCGCTCAGCGCTGGAGGGATCAAGGATACCTTGGTCATCTTGGCGGATGAGTCTTATCTGCCCAATCTGCTCGATAAATTGCCTCCGTCGGTAGGAGCTGTCAATGTGACTATGGGCTGGGGTATAGGTCATGCCAGATTTTACATCCTGCTACAAAAACTCATCGAGCTACAATACAGCCTAAGCAAAAACAAAGGACGACAGCTCAAATTCAAAGAATTGCAATCCATCCTGTCGTTCAATGATCTCCTCGCTATTTCGGACGATGATGTGGAGACATTTATCAAGCATTGTCTGGCAGAGAATAGATATCTTTTCCAATTGGAAGATTTCGAGGAAGAGTTTCCCCATTTGGTAGAATTGATTCAACCCAAAGAGGTGTCTGGAGACTATTTGGATGCTTTGGTCGATTTTATCCAAGCGATGGATTTGGAAATGTTGGGAGCACTGGATAAATCGGTGGCAATTACCCTTCATTCCACATTCAAAAGATTGGCTAGCGCCTCGGCTGATCAGCAGATCGAGTTGTCGATGGCTTCTCTGCTGCGATTGTACAAGAAGCTCGGCAACACCATCAAACTGCCTTTTACAGGAGAGCCCAATAGCAACCTGCAGGTGATGGGGATCTTGGAGACCAGAAACTTGAGCTTCAAAAATGTACTCATCGTCGGGATGAATGAGGGATCATGGCCCAAGGATTCGAGCACGTCATCTTTCATTCCCTACAACATTCGCAAGGCATTTGACCTGCCCACTACCGAGCATCAGGACGCCATGCAAGCCTATTTGTTCTACAGGTTGCTACACAATACAGAGAGTATGTGGATCACCTACAACAACATCACGGAGTTTAACAAGAACGGCGAACTGAGTCGCTATGTCCAGCAGCTCCAGTATGAGTCAGAGATCCAATTCGTCGAGTCATCGGTAGAGACCAAGGTGTTGGCAGAGCCTGTCTTTCATATCACCAAACAGAAAAATGGTGAGACTCTGACGCAGTTGCGGCGCTATTTGGTTGGGAGCGAAAACCCCCGTCGATTGTCTCCCTCTGCTCTCA is part of the Reichenbachiella agarivorans genome and harbors:
- a CDS encoding PD-(D/E)XK nuclease family protein; protein product: MNHSNFLESLAARCKEQFEENCGQLHIIFPNKRAGLYFATYLAELYEKPVWSPIITSFESFVEEQQDRKLADELQLSFVLYKAYKSLLPHAEAFDAFLPWGEMILKDFNDIDNYLVETNHIFRVIKSQKELDDSFDFLSEDDKKIIQGFWQGFLPEPDKKQTEFIKTWSILDQLYERFNTLLQEQNLVYKGRLFREFSDNCDSLVGKQVWFAGFNALTRAEEKIIKRCLDGGQSDIFWEIDSYYFEGEYQESGLFFREYAKDPAFKASIERDIQSQINHKNKQIELVSAPLRMGQIMATCQQLEQLSLSAGGIKDTLVILADESYLPNLLDKLPPSVGAVNVTMGWGIGHARFYILLQKLIELQYSLSKNKGRQLKFKELQSILSFNDLLAISDDDVETFIKHCLAENRYLFQLEDFEEEFPHLVELIQPKEVSGDYLDALVDFIQAMDLEMLGALDKSVAITLHSTFKRLASASADQQIELSMASLLRLYKKLGNTIKLPFTGEPNSNLQVMGILETRNLSFKNVLIVGMNEGSWPKDSSTSSFIPYNIRKAFDLPTTEHQDAMQAYLFYRLLHNTESMWITYNNITEFNKNGELSRYVQQLQYESEIQFVESSVETKVLAEPVFHITKQKNGETLTQLRRYLVGSENPRRLSPSALNTYIDCKLKFYFNYIEEIYEPDEIKEDIDPSLLGNLLHTSMEFLYEGKKELTEEVMKELVGQIESAVNRSFVENKLEIDQVKKARGRQLIVYEVIKQFVSYILKADTRYTPFEVIALESKDYTVDFEIETLEGTEKVGLKGVIDRVDRKNEHIRIVDYKSGRDNREFSDIAQLIDVDAGDNRNKGVFQLLYYSMLYKDNHPGLTLPIQPLMYNSKDLHQPDFDGQLKQKGNKEAGRTAGVLTDYSMVEDEFKETLTYLLTEIFNTSIDFTQTEDLRKCQYCPYIEICRRG